CAGCGCCGGCTGAGCCAGCTGTGGCAGCGCGCGGTCGCCGTCCTCGACGGCGACGTCGCCGACGGCGTACACGTTCTCGAGGCCCTGCACGCGGAGGTGGTCGTCGACCATGATGCGGCGGCCTCGGCCGAGCGGGACACCCCAGTCCGCGATGACCGGGTGGGTGGTGATCCCGGAGGCCCACACGACCATGTCGGCGCCGACGAACTCGTCGTCGTTGACGACGACGCCGTCGGGGCGCACCTCCTTGACCGAGGTCTCCAGACGGAGGTCGACGCCACGCTTCTCCAGCGACCTGCGGGTGTAGTCGCGCAGCTTCGGGGAGAACGGGGCGAGCACGTGCGGCGCCATCTCGACGAGCGTGATGTGCACGAGCTGGTTGTCGATCTCGGGGTACGTGACCGGGAGGTCGACGTTGCGCATCTCGGCCAGCGCGCCCGCCGTCTCGACGCCGGTCGCGCCACCGCCGACCACGACGACGCGCAGCTCGCGGTCCTGGCCGTTGACGGCCGCGTCCTCGAGGATCGCGAACAGCCGGTCACGGACGGCGAGCGCCTGCGAGCGCCGGTAGAGCGGCAGCGAGAACTCCTCGGCACCGGGGATGCCGAAGAAGTTGGCCGTCGCACCCGCCGCGATGACCAGGTAGTCGTACGAGAGGGTCAGCCCGCCGTCGAGGTTGATCGTCCGCGTCGAGTGCTCCATCGAGGTGACGGTGCCCTTGAGGAACCTGACGTTCTCCTGCTTCCCGCGCAGCGAGCGGAGGAACCACGTGATGTCGCCGGGGTTCAGGGTCGACGTCGCGACCTGGTAGAGGAGCGGCTGGAACGTGTTGTACGTGTGCCGGTCCACCAGCGTCACGTCGACGTCAGCCCGCTTCAGCGCCCGTACTGCGGATACTCCGCCGAACCCGCCGCCGACGACCACGACGTGGGGTCGCGTGCGCGGCATCACCTGCGATTCGTCCATACTTCGAGCGTACGCCGGGGATTCGGGCACCGCGTATCTGGTCGATCACACGTCCGCCGACGGGTGATGTGCCTCACGTCCCTAGGATTGGGGTATGAGCGATCACTTCGACGTCGTCGTCCTTGGCGCCGGACCGGGCGGCTACGTCGCCGCGATCCGTGCCGCGCAGCTCGGCAAGACCGTGGCTGTCATCGAACCCGAGTACTGGGGAGGTGTCTGCCTCAACGTCGGGTGCATCCCGAGCAAGTCGCTGCTGCGCAACGCGGAGCTGGCGCACATCATCACGCACGAGGCCGAGTCCGTCTTCGGCATCGGCGTCGGTGACGTCACCCTCGACTACGGCAAGGCGTACTCGCGCAGCCGTGAGGTCGCGGACGGCCGCGTCAAGGGCGTCCACTACCTGATGAAGAAGAACAAGATCACCGAGATCCACGGCACGGGCGTCTTCACCGACCCGAAGACGATCGACGTCACCCTCAACGACGGCGGCAGTCAGCAGGTCACGTTCGACGCCTGCATCATCGCGACCGGCTCGTCCACCCGGCTCCTCCCGGGCACGGAGCTGTCGGATCGTGTCGTCACCTACAAGGAGCAGATCCTCGCAGACTCCGTCCCCGAGTCGATCGTCGTCGCCGGAGCGGGCGCGATCGGCGTCGAGTTCGCGTACGTCCTGAGCTCGTACGGCGTCAAGGTCACCATCGTCGAGTTCCTCGACCGCGCCGTCCCCAACGAGGACGCCGACGTGTCCAAGGAGCTCACCCGCGCCTACAAGAAGCTCGGCATCGACATCCTGACCTCGACCCGTGTCGACGCGATCGACGACTCCGGCGACAAGGTCAAGGTCACCGTCACCCGCAACCCGGAGGGCGACGCGAAGCAGGAGGTCCTCGAGGCCGACAAGGTCCTGCAGGCGATCGGCTTCGCACCGCGCAGCGAGGGCATCGGCCTCGAGAAGGCGGGCGTCAACGTCTCGCCGCGCGGCGCGATCGAGATCGACGACTACATGCGGACCAACGTCGACGGCATCTACGCGATCGGCGACGTCACCGCCAAGCTGATGCTCGCCCACGTCGCGGAGGCGCAGGGCGTCGTCGCCGCCGAGACCATCGGCGGCGTCGAGACGTTCCCGCTCGACTACGTGATGATGCCGCGCGCGACCTTCTGCCACCCTCAGATCGCGTCGTTCGGCTACACCGAGGCGCAGGCGCGTGAGCTCGGCTTCGACGTCCAGGTCGACAAGTTCCCGTTCAGCGCGAACGGCAAGGCACCCGGTCTCGCCGACACGGCCGGGTTCGTCAAGCTGGTGACCGACAAGACCTACAAGGAGCTTCTCGGCGCGCACCTCGTCGGCCCCGAGGTCACCGAGATGCTGGGCGAGCTGACGCTGGCGCAGCGCTGGGACCTCACCGCCGACGAGGTGGCCCGCAACGTGCACGCGCACCCCACGCTGTCGGAGGCCGTGCAGGAAGTCATCCACGGGGCCGCCGGACACATGATCAACCTCTGACCGAGGCCCTTCGTACGACGAAAGACCCGGCGTCCCTCCCCGATTCAGGGGAGGAACGCCGGGTCTTCTTGTCAGGTCTTGCGTCAGTGCCGACCGTGGCCGCGCGAGAACTCAGGCTGCGACTGCGGGTTGAGCTCGTCGTACCTGTAGCCCTTCGCACCCGCCAACCTGCGGTCCTTGACCTCGAACACGTCGAAGCCCTTCTGGATGTCGTTCGAGTAGATGTAGCCGTTGTAGTAGTACGCCGACCACGACCCTCCGAGGATCAGCCGGTCCGCGCTGAGCGGGCCGCGGTCGAACCACGCCAGCTCCTTCGGGTTGGCCGAGTCGGTGAAGTCCCACACCGAGATCCCGCCCTGGTACCAGGCCTGGACCATGATGTCCTTGCCCTTGATCGGGATGAGCGATCCGTTGTGGGCCACGCAGTTCTCGGTGTTGGCCTGGGTCCGCGGGATCTTGAAGTAGCTCTTGAAGACGAGCTGGTTGCCACGCTTCAGGTCGTAGATCGCGTCCGCGCCCTTGACCGGACCGACCGTCGGGTTGCAGGTCGGGCCACCGCCGCCGCCGAGCTCGTCGGTGAAGACGACCTTGGTGCCCGCGTTGTTGAACGTCGCCGAGTGCCAGAACGCGAAGTTCGTGGTGTCACGGACCTGCTCGACGACCTTCGGGTTGGCGCGGTCCTTGATGTCGAAGATGACGCCGTCACCCATGCAGGCACCGGCAGCGATGTCCTTCGCCGGGTAGGCCGTGATGTCGTGGCAGCCCGAGGTCGTCGACGAGTAGCCTCCCGGAGGGTTGCCACCGTCGGGGAACACGACCGGCTCGGACACGACTGCGGCAGCGGCCGGGTTCTTCACCGGGATCTTGACGACCGAGATCAGGTCGTGCGGGGGCTGGCAGTCGGGGAACGCCGCGTTCGGCGAGTAGGACGAGACGTACACGAAGAGGTCCCGCTTGTTCTTCGACGGCGCCAGCGTGTGGGTGTGCGAGCCGCACTTGGTCTCGACGGACGCGACGTACTTCGGTGCCGTGGGCCGGCTGATGTCGAAGACCTTCAGGCCCTCCCAGGACGCCTTCTCCGTCGCCGGCAGCGCGACGTTCTCGCACGAGTCGTTGCTGCGACCGGAGTCGGTGCTGAGAACGAGGAGGTCACCGTAGACCGAGACGTCGTTCTGCGAGCCCGGGCAGACCACCTGTGCGACCTGCTTCGGCCGCGAGCCCTTCTTGATGTCGTACACGGTGAAGCCGTTGTAGTTGCCCGCGTAGGCGTAGTCGCCGTTGAAGGCGAGGTCGCTGCTGTACGCGGTCTCCTCGGCGAACGCCCCGTTCTTCGGGATGTTGGCGAGCAGCTTCATGTTGGGGCTGGAGGCCGTCTCGCCGACACCGAGCTGGGTGTCGCTGTCGTCGACGGCGGCAAGGCGCTGCGCCGTCACAGGGGCCGGGGAGGAGCCGTCGTCGGGGACACCCACGGAGGGGCCCGCACCGGCGAGGGACGTGAGAACGAGCGCGCCGGCGCCCGCAGAGATGGTGACTACTCGAGCGAGACGTGGGCTGTGCTTCGGTCTCATGCTGAGGGCCTTCCTCGTGAGGTTTCCCCGAAGCATTGCGCCAAATGCAGAATTCCGCAACGCTTCATGAGTCGGTTCCGTTCCCTGGAGGGAAGATCTTCTTGACGCCACACACCCGCCGTCCGGTCGCGCTGACCCTGGTCGGACTGCTCCTGACCGGCGGCGCGCTGGTGTCGTGCTCCGGCAGCGACGACCCTGACGACGCGGCGGCCACGACCCCGCCGCCGGCGCAGAGCACCGTGCTCCAGCCCGGGCGCCCAGGCGAGTCGAACACGACGCTGGACCCCGAGGACTACCCGCAGGACGCCGAGCAGAACGCGGCCGACGTCGAGTTCATGACGATGATGATCTCCCACCACATGCAGGCGCTGGAGATGACCGAGCTGGCCGAGTCCCGGGCTGCCGACCCGAACGTCCGCAGCCTCGCCGAGCGCATCTCGGCCTCCCAGGGTCCCGAGATCCACGGCATGGTGGCGTGGCTCGAGGCGCGCGAGCTGCCCGTCCCCGAAGGCGCCGACGGGCACGGCGGACACGGTGGACACGGCGCGGCGCCCACTGCCGCACCGGTCCACGGCATGCTCACCCAGGAGGACATGGACGCGCTGGCCGACGCGGACGGCTCCGCGTTCGACCAGCTGTTCCTGCGCGGGATGATCGAGCACCACGAAGGCGCGCTCGCGATGGCGGAGGTGGCTCAGACCGAAGGGGCCGACCTCCTCGTCAGCGAGATCGCGGCCGATGTGGCGTCCGGTCAGGGCGCCGAGATCGCGCGCATGCAGACGCTGCTCGACCAGGTCTCCTGAGCGGACGGCCCTGACGTAAGGCGTCCACGGCCGGTTAGCGTCGCGCGGCGAACCAGGCCGACACGTCGCGGCGCCAGACCAGCACGACGCAGCCGATCTCGGCGGCCAGCCACACGAGTCCGAGCGGCGCGGTGAGCACCGACATCACCATCGCGATGCCGGTGACGACCGTGAACACGATGCGGGTGGCCGGCTGTCGCGACAGCATCGCGAGCGCCGACACCGCTCCGACGACGGCGAGCAGGCCGAGGGCGAGGGAGAGCCAGAACATCATCCGCGCGAACTCGCCCGACGACATGCCGGCCTGCGAGAGCACGTCGCTGTCGCGGATCATCGGCTGCTCCGCGATCAGCGACGCGTACTCCGACGGCGACACCAGGTACAGCAGCGCGTTGGCCCCGAACACCAGCGCCACGAGCCCGGACAGGACCGTCGCGATCACGACGGCCGTCGTCAGGCGACGCGGGCGTACGAGGGCGACCGGCTGCCAGTACGCGGGCGGCTGCTGGCCGTAGGGGCCGGGTTGTCCGTACGGCGGCGGCTGGTGTCCGTACGACGGCTGCTGCTGGTACGGCGGCGGGCCGGGTTGCGACGGCGCGGGAGCCGTGACGGGCCCCGGGGCTGACGCGTACGGGCGTGACGCCGGCGCGGGGACGTCTGCCGACCCCTGGGCGTCGGGCGGGAGGATCGGGGGCGCGGTCGGCGAAGCCTCGACCGGCGGCTCCGGCGGCGGTGCCGCCGGCGGTGGACCGGAGGGCGCCGGCTGTCGCCGCGACGGCGTCGCGGTCTCCCCCGCGAACCAGGCGCGGGCCTCGGCTCCCCAGAGGAACACCACGACGATCACGCCGAGGAGCCCGGGGACGATGCCGGCCGTCCCGGCCACGACGAAGGCGAGGCTCGACAGCGCGGCGAGGACCGTGAGTCCGATCCGTGCGCCGCGGTGCCGCTTCGCCGTCCAGATCGCGAGGACGATCGCCGCAGCCGACAGCGCACCCGCGACCATCAGCGCGATCCGGAGCCAGGTGAGGGCCTGGTCGATGCTCAGTGCGCCGTCGACGGGGCCGGACGCGAGGGCCTCCTCGATCTGCTTGCGCACCTCGGTCGAACCCCAGTCCGACAGCGTGGCGACGACGCTGACCAGCACGATCGCCGAGGCCAGCCCCGCAGCCAGGCAGGCCATCGTCACCTTCTGCGGACGTGCACCGGTCGCGTTCGCCATGGCCCCATCCCATCACGCCGCCGGCCCGCTGTGGCAGGCCGGCGGCATGTGGACGGTTCAGCGCAGTGCGAGCCCGTCCGACGAGGGGTCGCGATCGACGACGACCTCGTCCCCGTCGCGCACCTCGCCGGCGAGCAGCGCACGGGCGAGCGGGTCGCCGATCGCCTGCTGGATCAGCCGCCGCAGGGGACGAGCGCCGTACGTCGGGTCGAACCCGGTGGCGGCCAGCCACGTCTTGGCGTCGTCGGTCACGCTCAGGCGGATCCGGCGCGACTCCAACCGCCGCGACAACGCCTCGATCTGCAGGTCGACGATCCGGGTGAGGTCGTCGATCGACAGCGCGTCGAACATCACGACCTCGTCGAGCCGGTTGAGGAACTCGGGCCGGAACGCCGTGCGTACGACCTCCATCACCTTCTCCCGCTTCACCGCGTCCTCGAGCGCCGGGTCGGCCAGGTAGACGGAGCCCAGGTTCGAGGTGAGGATCAGGATGACGTTGCGGAAGTCGACCGTACGACCCTGCCCGTCCGTGAGGCGCCCGTCGTCCAGCACCTGGAGCAGGATGTCGAACACCTCGGGGTGCGCCTTCTCGACCTCGTCGAGCAGCACGACCGAGTACGGGCGACGGCGCACCGCCTCGGTGAGCTGGCCGCCCTCGTCGTAGCCGACGTAGCCCGGAGGAGCTCCGACCAGGCGCGAGACCGAGTGCTTCTCGGAGTACTCGCTCATGTCGATGCGGACCATGGCCCGCTCGTCGTCGAACAGGAACTCGGCCAGCGCCTTCGCGAGCTCGGTCTTGCCGACGCCGGTCGGCCCGAGGAAGAGGAACGAGCCGGTGGGACGGTTGGGGTCGGCGATGCCGGCACGGGACCGGCGTACGGCGTCCGAGACCGCCTCCACAGCGGTGGTCTGACCGATCAGGCGCTGCCCGAGTTCGGACTCCATCCGCAGCAGCTTGCCGGTCTCGCCCTCGAGCAGACGGCCGGTCGGGATGCCGGTCCAGGCCGCGATCACCTCGGCGATCTCGTCCGGGCCGACCTCCTCGTTGACCATGCGCTCGACCGGCTCGGCGGCCTCGTCGGCCTCCGCCTTCTCGAGCTGCTTCTCCAGGCTCGGGATCTCGCCGTAGTTCAGACGCGCGGCAGTCTCGAGGTCACCGGCGTTCTGGGCGCGCTCCGCCTCACGCCGCAGCTCGTCGATCTTCTGCTTGATCTCGCCGACCTGGTTCAGCCCCGAGCGCTCACGCTCCCAGCGCGCCTCGAGACCGCGCAGCTGCTCCTCGGCGTCCGCGAGCTCGGCGCGCAGCTTGTCGAGCCGCTCCACGCTCGCCTCGTCGGTCTCCTTGGCAAGGTGGAGCTCCTCCATCTTCATGCGGTCGACCGAGCGCCGGAGCGTGTCGATCTCGACCGGGTTGGAGTCGATCTCCATGCGCAGCCGGCTGCTCGCCTCGTCGACGAGGTCGATCGCCTTGTCGGGGAGCTGGCGGCCGCTGATGTAGCGGTCGGACAGCGTCGCGGCCGCCACCAGCGCAGCGTCGGAGATCTCGACCTTGTGGTGCGCCTCGTACGTCTCCTTGAGACCGCGCAGGATCGCGATGGTGTCCTCGACGCTCGGCTCGTCGACCAGCACCTGCTGGAAGCGGCGCTCGAGCGCGGGGTCCTTCTCGATGTTCTCGCGGTACTCGTCGAGCGTCGTCGCGCCCACCATCCGCAGCTCTCCGCGCGCCAGCATCGGCTTGAGCATGTTGCCGGCGTCCATCGCGGAGTCACCGGTCGCACCGGCGCCCACGACGGTGTGGAGCTCGTCGATGAACGTGATGATCTGACCGTCGGAGTCCTTGATCTCCTGGAGCACGGCCTTGAGCCGCTCCTCGAACTCGCCGCGGTACTTCGCGCCCGCCACCATCGCGCCCAGGTCGAGCGAGATCAGTCGGCGGCCCTGCAGGGAGCTCGGCACGTCGCCCGCGACGATGCGCTGCGCGAGGCCTTCGACGACGGCGGTCTTGCCGACGCCGGGCTCACCGATGAGGACCGGGTTGTTCTTCGTACGGCGGGTCAGCACCTGGATCGTGCGGCGGATCTCCGCATCGCGGCCGATCACGGGGTCGAGCTTGCCCTCACGGGCGGTGGCCGTGAGGTCGACGCCGTACTTCTCCAACGCCTGGTACGTGTCCTCGGCGTCCTGGCTCGTCACGCGGGCGGAGCCTCGTACGGTCTGGAACGCTCCGGTCAGCGCCTCGGCGGTGGCGCCGAGACC
Above is a genomic segment from Mumia sp. Pv4-285 containing:
- a CDS encoding NAD(P)/FAD-dependent oxidoreductase, translated to MDESQVMPRTRPHVVVVGGGFGGVSAVRALKRADVDVTLVDRHTYNTFQPLLYQVATSTLNPGDITWFLRSLRGKQENVRFLKGTVTSMEHSTRTINLDGGLTLSYDYLVIAAGATANFFGIPGAEEFSLPLYRRSQALAVRDRLFAILEDAAVNGQDRELRVVVVGGGATGVETAGALAEMRNVDLPVTYPEIDNQLVHITLVEMAPHVLAPFSPKLRDYTRRSLEKRGVDLRLETSVKEVRPDGVVVNDDEFVGADMVVWASGITTHPVIADWGVPLGRGRRIMVDDHLRVQGLENVYAVGDVAVEDGDRALPQLAQPALQGGEFAAEDIKKRLAGKDHKPFKYFDKGTMATIGRSSAVAESKFTGKLTGFPAWVVWIIVHLYFLLGNRNRLATMINLGSRYIFWRGGHNAIVGETPPVIARVAPARAVLSAPSSELMPPRQSSDGQADTVAGTETEKVRVESAEADAVVDELDDAAARRADAAASDADTDQAKAVARSKPRG
- the lpdA gene encoding dihydrolipoyl dehydrogenase; the protein is MSDHFDVVVLGAGPGGYVAAIRAAQLGKTVAVIEPEYWGGVCLNVGCIPSKSLLRNAELAHIITHEAESVFGIGVGDVTLDYGKAYSRSREVADGRVKGVHYLMKKNKITEIHGTGVFTDPKTIDVTLNDGGSQQVTFDACIIATGSSTRLLPGTELSDRVVTYKEQILADSVPESIVVAGAGAIGVEFAYVLSSYGVKVTIVEFLDRAVPNEDADVSKELTRAYKKLGIDILTSTRVDAIDDSGDKVKVTVTRNPEGDAKQEVLEADKVLQAIGFAPRSEGIGLEKAGVNVSPRGAIEIDDYMRTNVDGIYAIGDVTAKLMLAHVAEAQGVVAAETIGGVETFPLDYVMMPRATFCHPQIASFGYTEAQARELGFDVQVDKFPFSANGKAPGLADTAGFVKLVTDKTYKELLGAHLVGPEVTEMLGELTLAQRWDLTADEVARNVHAHPTLSEAVQEVIHGAAGHMINL
- a CDS encoding LVIVD repeat-containing protein; protein product: MRPKHSPRLARVVTISAGAGALVLTSLAGAGPSVGVPDDGSSPAPVTAQRLAAVDDSDTQLGVGETASSPNMKLLANIPKNGAFAEETAYSSDLAFNGDYAYAGNYNGFTVYDIKKGSRPKQVAQVVCPGSQNDVSVYGDLLVLSTDSGRSNDSCENVALPATEKASWEGLKVFDISRPTAPKYVASVETKCGSHTHTLAPSKNKRDLFVYVSSYSPNAAFPDCQPPHDLISVVKIPVKNPAAAAVVSEPVVFPDGGNPPGGYSSTTSGCHDITAYPAKDIAAGACMGDGVIFDIKDRANPKVVEQVRDTTNFAFWHSATFNNAGTKVVFTDELGGGGGPTCNPTVGPVKGADAIYDLKRGNQLVFKSYFKIPRTQANTENCVAHNGSLIPIKGKDIMVQAWYQGGISVWDFTDSANPKELAWFDRGPLSADRLILGGSWSAYYYNGYIYSNDIQKGFDVFEVKDRRLAGAKGYRYDELNPQSQPEFSRGHGRH
- a CDS encoding DUF305 domain-containing protein — protein: MTPHTRRPVALTLVGLLLTGGALVSCSGSDDPDDAAATTPPPAQSTVLQPGRPGESNTTLDPEDYPQDAEQNAADVEFMTMMISHHMQALEMTELAESRAADPNVRSLAERISASQGPEIHGMVAWLEARELPVPEGADGHGGHGGHGAAPTAAPVHGMLTQEDMDALADADGSAFDQLFLRGMIEHHEGALAMAEVAQTEGADLLVSEIAADVASGQGAEIARMQTLLDQVS
- the clpB gene encoding ATP-dependent chaperone ClpB, which codes for MDASKLTTRSQQAISAAIQSAAAAGNPAVDPVHVLHALLDADGGTAVPLLQAAGADPATARARTAEALSALPSAAGQSVATPSYARATLEVFQRAQDLAGELGDEYVSTEHLMVGLATVQSKAREVLDGLGATAEALTGAFQTVRGSARVTSQDAEDTYQALEKYGVDLTATAREGKLDPVIGRDAEIRRTIQVLTRRTKNNPVLIGEPGVGKTAVVEGLAQRIVAGDVPSSLQGRRLISLDLGAMVAGAKYRGEFEERLKAVLQEIKDSDGQIITFIDELHTVVGAGATGDSAMDAGNMLKPMLARGELRMVGATTLDEYRENIEKDPALERRFQQVLVDEPSVEDTIAILRGLKETYEAHHKVEISDAALVAAATLSDRYISGRQLPDKAIDLVDEASSRLRMEIDSNPVEIDTLRRSVDRMKMEELHLAKETDEASVERLDKLRAELADAEEQLRGLEARWERERSGLNQVGEIKQKIDELRREAERAQNAGDLETAARLNYGEIPSLEKQLEKAEADEAAEPVERMVNEEVGPDEIAEVIAAWTGIPTGRLLEGETGKLLRMESELGQRLIGQTTAVEAVSDAVRRSRAGIADPNRPTGSFLFLGPTGVGKTELAKALAEFLFDDERAMVRIDMSEYSEKHSVSRLVGAPPGYVGYDEGGQLTEAVRRRPYSVVLLDEVEKAHPEVFDILLQVLDDGRLTDGQGRTVDFRNVILILTSNLGSVYLADPALEDAVKREKVMEVVRTAFRPEFLNRLDEVVMFDALSIDDLTRIVDLQIEALSRRLESRRIRLSVTDDAKTWLAATGFDPTYGARPLRRLIQQAIGDPLARALLAGEVRDGDEVVVDRDPSSDGLALR